In Passer domesticus isolate bPasDom1 chromosome 7, bPasDom1.hap1, whole genome shotgun sequence, one genomic interval encodes:
- the CDCP2 gene encoding CUB domain-containing protein 2 isoform X2, which translates to MLRAEASPGKGTSHPLLCPSGIKCGGVLSAPSGNFSSPNFPGLYPYETECTWLIVVAEGSSVLLSFSHFELEYHDTCAYDYLQVYNGAARDQGNLLGTFCGHSPPPPFSSAWHVMAVVFRSDRHVAKHGFAAAYRKDACGGQLTGLSGEITSPRYPESYPNDAECRWSVGGPSGGGPLTLVFADFQMEGGQGCGFDYVALFDGPSVAAPSLGRYCGSARPPRTVSSTPHLLIIFKSDFNIGGRGFKAHFYSGECQEVFTTIKGNFSSPQYPNFYPNNLKCQWSIQLPPGYRVKVFFLDMELEGRSSLTGGCDYDHLSAFDGGTEDGSLLGRWCGRESLAPVTSRSNQLLLLLHTDRNTAKRGFSISYVGVVPMNVSCTRTDFHIQIPVQSLAQLERNRIYLGTPSCTAQVVGRTFKIHTRFDTCGTESQRRNNTSVIVSTLYIDFSVGDQEDIHQYEVQCEPKRKEASVTLIAGPDSSRLSQAENLVDAQKWEGEAIDAREVKSQDTSDIVFISICILAGLLMVIAVVGLVLL; encoded by the exons ATGCTCCGAGCAGAG GCTTCCCCTGGAAAGGGGACATCACACCCCCTTCTGTGTCCCTCAGGCATCAAATGTGGGGGAGTACTTTCAGCACCCTCTGGCAATTTCTCCAGCCCCAACTTCCCGGGGCTGTATCCCTACGAGACAGAGTGCACGTGGCTCATCGTGGTGGCCGAGGGCTCCTCCGTCCTGCTCTCCTTCAGCCACTTCGAGCTGGAGTATCACGACACCTGCGCCTACGACTACCTCCAGGTCTACAACGGGGCTGCCCGGGACCAGGGCAACCTCCTGGGCACCTTCTGTGGCCACAGCCCCCCGCcacccttctcctcagcctGGCACGTCATGGCCGTGGTCTTCCGCTCCGACCGGCACGTGGCCAAGCACGGCTTCGCCGCTGCCTACAGGAAAG ACGCCTGCGGTGGGCAGCTGACGGGGCTCTCTGGGGAGATCACCAGCCCCCGCTACCCCGAGAGTTACCCCAACGACGCCGAGTGCCGCTGGAGCGTCGGGGGGCCCAGCGGTGGTGGCCCCCTCACCCTGGTGTTCGCTGACTTCCAGATGGAGGGGGGCCAGGGCTGTGGCTTTGACTACGTGGCCCTTTTTGATGGCCCCAGCGTCGCTGCCCCCAGCCTGGGACGTTACTGCGgcagcgcccgcccgccccgcacCGTCTCCTCCACCCCACACCTCCTCATCATCTTCAAGTCGGACTTCAACATCGGTGGCAGGGGCTTCAAGGCCCACTTCTACTCGG GCGAGTGCCAGGAGGTGTTCACCACCATCAAGGGGAATTTCTCCAGCCCTCAGTACCCCAACTTCTACCCCAACAACCTCAAGTGCCAGTGGAGCATCCAGCTGCCCCCGGGCTACCGGGTCAAGGTCTTCTTCCTGGACATGGAGCTGGAGGGCCGGAGCAGCCTGACGGGAGGCTGTGACTATGATCACCTGTCTGCCTTTGATGGTGGCACGGAGGACGGATCCCTGCTGGGCCGGTGGTGCGGGCGGGAGAGCCTGGCACCCGTCACCTCCCGCAGCaaccagctgctcctgctcctccacacCGACCGCAACACGGCCAAGAGGGGCTTCTCCATCTCCTACGTGGGAG TTGTGCCCATGAACGTCAGCTGCACCCGGACAGACTTCCACATCCAGATCCCTGTGCagtccctggcccagctggagaGGAATAGGATTTATTTGGGAACGCCCTCCTGTACAGCCCAGGTGGTTGGCAGAACCTTTAAAATACACACCAGGTTCGACACCTGTGGCACTGAATCCCAG AGACGCAACAACACGTCTGTCATCGTCAGCACCCTCTACATTGATTTTTCAGTGGGAGACCAGGAGGACATCCACCAGTACGAGGTGCAGTGTGAGCCAAAGAGGAAGGAGGCCTCAGTGACCCTCATTGCTGGCCCTGATTCATccaggctcagccaggcagaaaaCCTGGTGGATGCCCAGAAGTGGGAGGGGGAAGCGATCGATGCCCGTGAAGTCAAGAGCCAGGATACCAGCGACATTGTCTTCATCAGCATCTGCATCCTGGCTGGGCTCCTCATGGTCATTGCAGTGGTGGGGCTGGTGCTTCTGTAG
- the CDCP2 gene encoding CUB domain-containing protein 2 isoform X1 yields the protein MGCTGLGCLAALAVLCRALGDAPSRGIKCGGVLSAPSGNFSSPNFPGLYPYETECTWLIVVAEGSSVLLSFSHFELEYHDTCAYDYLQVYNGAARDQGNLLGTFCGHSPPPPFSSAWHVMAVVFRSDRHVAKHGFAAAYRKDACGGQLTGLSGEITSPRYPESYPNDAECRWSVGGPSGGGPLTLVFADFQMEGGQGCGFDYVALFDGPSVAAPSLGRYCGSARPPRTVSSTPHLLIIFKSDFNIGGRGFKAHFYSGECQEVFTTIKGNFSSPQYPNFYPNNLKCQWSIQLPPGYRVKVFFLDMELEGRSSLTGGCDYDHLSAFDGGTEDGSLLGRWCGRESLAPVTSRSNQLLLLLHTDRNTAKRGFSISYVGVVPMNVSCTRTDFHIQIPVQSLAQLERNRIYLGTPSCTAQVVGRTFKIHTRFDTCGTESQRRNNTSVIVSTLYIDFSVGDQEDIHQYEVQCEPKRKEASVTLIAGPDSSRLSQAENLVDAQKWEGEAIDAREVKSQDTSDIVFISICILAGLLMVIAVVGLVLL from the exons ATGGggtgcacagggctgggctgtctggcagccctggccgtgctctgcagggctctcgGGGATGCTCCGAGCAGAG GCATCAAATGTGGGGGAGTACTTTCAGCACCCTCTGGCAATTTCTCCAGCCCCAACTTCCCGGGGCTGTATCCCTACGAGACAGAGTGCACGTGGCTCATCGTGGTGGCCGAGGGCTCCTCCGTCCTGCTCTCCTTCAGCCACTTCGAGCTGGAGTATCACGACACCTGCGCCTACGACTACCTCCAGGTCTACAACGGGGCTGCCCGGGACCAGGGCAACCTCCTGGGCACCTTCTGTGGCCACAGCCCCCCGCcacccttctcctcagcctGGCACGTCATGGCCGTGGTCTTCCGCTCCGACCGGCACGTGGCCAAGCACGGCTTCGCCGCTGCCTACAGGAAAG ACGCCTGCGGTGGGCAGCTGACGGGGCTCTCTGGGGAGATCACCAGCCCCCGCTACCCCGAGAGTTACCCCAACGACGCCGAGTGCCGCTGGAGCGTCGGGGGGCCCAGCGGTGGTGGCCCCCTCACCCTGGTGTTCGCTGACTTCCAGATGGAGGGGGGCCAGGGCTGTGGCTTTGACTACGTGGCCCTTTTTGATGGCCCCAGCGTCGCTGCCCCCAGCCTGGGACGTTACTGCGgcagcgcccgcccgccccgcacCGTCTCCTCCACCCCACACCTCCTCATCATCTTCAAGTCGGACTTCAACATCGGTGGCAGGGGCTTCAAGGCCCACTTCTACTCGG GCGAGTGCCAGGAGGTGTTCACCACCATCAAGGGGAATTTCTCCAGCCCTCAGTACCCCAACTTCTACCCCAACAACCTCAAGTGCCAGTGGAGCATCCAGCTGCCCCCGGGCTACCGGGTCAAGGTCTTCTTCCTGGACATGGAGCTGGAGGGCCGGAGCAGCCTGACGGGAGGCTGTGACTATGATCACCTGTCTGCCTTTGATGGTGGCACGGAGGACGGATCCCTGCTGGGCCGGTGGTGCGGGCGGGAGAGCCTGGCACCCGTCACCTCCCGCAGCaaccagctgctcctgctcctccacacCGACCGCAACACGGCCAAGAGGGGCTTCTCCATCTCCTACGTGGGAG TTGTGCCCATGAACGTCAGCTGCACCCGGACAGACTTCCACATCCAGATCCCTGTGCagtccctggcccagctggagaGGAATAGGATTTATTTGGGAACGCCCTCCTGTACAGCCCAGGTGGTTGGCAGAACCTTTAAAATACACACCAGGTTCGACACCTGTGGCACTGAATCCCAG AGACGCAACAACACGTCTGTCATCGTCAGCACCCTCTACATTGATTTTTCAGTGGGAGACCAGGAGGACATCCACCAGTACGAGGTGCAGTGTGAGCCAAAGAGGAAGGAGGCCTCAGTGACCCTCATTGCTGGCCCTGATTCATccaggctcagccaggcagaaaaCCTGGTGGATGCCCAGAAGTGGGAGGGGGAAGCGATCGATGCCCGTGAAGTCAAGAGCCAGGATACCAGCGACATTGTCTTCATCAGCATCTGCATCCTGGCTGGGCTCCTCATGGTCATTGCAGTGGTGGGGCTGGTGCTTCTGTAG
- the CDCP2 gene encoding CUB domain-containing protein 2 isoform X3 produces the protein MGCTGLGCLAALAVLCRALGDAPSRGIKCGGVLSAPSGNFSSPNFPGLYPYETECTWLIVVAEGSSVLLSFSHFELEYHDTCAYDYLQVYNGAARDQGNLLGTFCGHSPPPPFSSAWHVMAVVFRSDRHVAKHGFAAAYRKDACGGQLTGLSGEITSPRYPESYPNDAECRWSVGGPSGGGPLTLVFADFQMEGGQGCGFDYVALFDGPSVAAPSLGRYCGSARPPRTVSSTPHLLIIFKSDFNIGGRGFKAHFYSGECQEVFTTIKGNFSSPQYPNFYPNNLKCQWSIQLPPGYRVKVFFLDMELEGRSSLTGGCDYDHLSAFDGGTEDGSLLGRWCGRESLAPVTSRSNQLLLLLHTDRNTAKRGFSISYVGVVPMNVSCTRTDFHIQIPVQSLAQLERNRIYLGTPSCTAQVVGRTFKIHTRFDTCGTESQRRNNTSVIVSTLYIDFSVGDQEDIHQYEDSPERLSHQQLEGRRTILFSSVLSSFPAYPGIHSCELSTSITHEV, from the exons ATGGggtgcacagggctgggctgtctggcagccctggccgtgctctgcagggctctcgGGGATGCTCCGAGCAGAG GCATCAAATGTGGGGGAGTACTTTCAGCACCCTCTGGCAATTTCTCCAGCCCCAACTTCCCGGGGCTGTATCCCTACGAGACAGAGTGCACGTGGCTCATCGTGGTGGCCGAGGGCTCCTCCGTCCTGCTCTCCTTCAGCCACTTCGAGCTGGAGTATCACGACACCTGCGCCTACGACTACCTCCAGGTCTACAACGGGGCTGCCCGGGACCAGGGCAACCTCCTGGGCACCTTCTGTGGCCACAGCCCCCCGCcacccttctcctcagcctGGCACGTCATGGCCGTGGTCTTCCGCTCCGACCGGCACGTGGCCAAGCACGGCTTCGCCGCTGCCTACAGGAAAG ACGCCTGCGGTGGGCAGCTGACGGGGCTCTCTGGGGAGATCACCAGCCCCCGCTACCCCGAGAGTTACCCCAACGACGCCGAGTGCCGCTGGAGCGTCGGGGGGCCCAGCGGTGGTGGCCCCCTCACCCTGGTGTTCGCTGACTTCCAGATGGAGGGGGGCCAGGGCTGTGGCTTTGACTACGTGGCCCTTTTTGATGGCCCCAGCGTCGCTGCCCCCAGCCTGGGACGTTACTGCGgcagcgcccgcccgccccgcacCGTCTCCTCCACCCCACACCTCCTCATCATCTTCAAGTCGGACTTCAACATCGGTGGCAGGGGCTTCAAGGCCCACTTCTACTCGG GCGAGTGCCAGGAGGTGTTCACCACCATCAAGGGGAATTTCTCCAGCCCTCAGTACCCCAACTTCTACCCCAACAACCTCAAGTGCCAGTGGAGCATCCAGCTGCCCCCGGGCTACCGGGTCAAGGTCTTCTTCCTGGACATGGAGCTGGAGGGCCGGAGCAGCCTGACGGGAGGCTGTGACTATGATCACCTGTCTGCCTTTGATGGTGGCACGGAGGACGGATCCCTGCTGGGCCGGTGGTGCGGGCGGGAGAGCCTGGCACCCGTCACCTCCCGCAGCaaccagctgctcctgctcctccacacCGACCGCAACACGGCCAAGAGGGGCTTCTCCATCTCCTACGTGGGAG TTGTGCCCATGAACGTCAGCTGCACCCGGACAGACTTCCACATCCAGATCCCTGTGCagtccctggcccagctggagaGGAATAGGATTTATTTGGGAACGCCCTCCTGTACAGCCCAGGTGGTTGGCAGAACCTTTAAAATACACACCAGGTTCGACACCTGTGGCACTGAATCCCAG AGACGCAACAACACGTCTGTCATCGTCAGCACCCTCTACATTGATTTTTCAGTGGGAGACCAGGAGGACATCCACCAGTACGAG